TAATATTGATTTAGCTTTATTATAATCTTTTTTTCTGTAGTATTCTTGTGCTAAAGTATATTCATCTACTATTCTTGGGTTTAATTTTATTTTGCCTTGATTAATAGCTACATTTAAAGATATTATAGATATTAAGCCCAATGCTCCTATAGATAATATAAATACAAAGATTCGTATATTTTGAAGTTTTTTTTCAATTTTTTTGTTGTATATCTTCTTCTTGTATTGCATCTAAAATCCCATTAACAAATTTATAAGAATCTTTATCACCAAATATTTTAGCTATTTCTACAGCCTCATCTATTACTACAGACTTTGGTATATCTTTTAAATATATAAGTGAATATATAGACATTCTTATTATAGATTTATCTACATATTGTATTCTTGAAATGTTCCAGTTTTTAGAATATTTTTCTATAATGCTGTCGATTTTTTCTAAATTGTTTATAGTGCCTTCAACGAGCTCTTTAGTAAAACTACTATTAGCTGCTTTTTTATCATCATATTCAAAATTTAATATTTCATTTATATTTGCTTTTTTTTCATTTATTTCATATGAATATAAAGCCATAACTGCATATATTCTAGCCTGTCTTCTTGTGCCATATTTTGATAAATCTAAATCTTTTATTTTTTCTTTAGATTTAACTATTACTTTTTTCTTGATAGCTTTTTTAGGTGCTTCATTATTTAGTTCATTTACTTCTT
This is a stretch of genomic DNA from Brachyspira sp. SAP_772. It encodes these proteins:
- the nusB gene encoding transcription antitermination factor NusB, whose protein sequence is MSEEINNNEEVNELNNEAPKKAIKKKVIVKSKEKIKDLDLSKYGTRRQARIYAVMALYSYEINEKKANINEILNFEYDDKKAANSSFTKELVEGTINNLEKIDSIIEKYSKNWNISRIQYVDKSIIRMSIYSLIYLKDIPKSVVIDEAVEIAKIFGDKDSYKFVNGILDAIQEEDIQQKN